In Chryseobacterium lactis, a single genomic region encodes these proteins:
- a CDS encoding IS4 family transposase yields MSIFNEHKISVSQLLSFIPEALLSHLSANTKVDHYSKVLQGRKMFYLLLFAIISSEKLSQRTLEDTFKDPVFKALFNLDETETVRRSSISERLSKIDSGYFKEIYDCIYNMFCDSYNPAEREKYDLIRTDSTVIGEAAGKLKEGIAQNGGKKFIKYSVLFDGLLPCGVEIYNTPKYCAEDNALSEAVLQHVKREKEHANIYIIDKGLGSAQRMKEFDDKGVFFVIRSKENRKHEEIKSFIEKDQNIDLGEIVLIKDSLVKLYSSKPVPTQKGKTYNKEEQIETHFRLVVVSSKQQPEKEFWFLTNDFQISAKDIANYYRKRWDIEVFFRFLKQELHASHLLSLNKNGIEVMIYMTLITAMLILIYKKANNIGYKTAKRRFAMEIRNLAISILIIGAGGNPDKVFKT; encoded by the coding sequence ATGTCCATTTTCAACGAACACAAAATTTCAGTTTCCCAGTTGTTAAGCTTTATTCCTGAAGCCCTTTTATCCCATCTTTCAGCCAATACTAAAGTAGATCATTATTCTAAAGTTCTTCAAGGCAGAAAGATGTTTTATCTTCTATTATTTGCCATTATCAGCAGTGAAAAATTAAGCCAGCGAACACTGGAAGACACATTTAAAGATCCTGTATTTAAGGCTTTATTCAATCTTGATGAAACTGAAACTGTCAGACGCAGTTCTATTTCTGAGAGGCTTTCGAAAATCGATTCAGGATACTTTAAAGAAATCTACGATTGTATTTATAATATGTTCTGTGATTCCTATAACCCGGCAGAAAGAGAAAAATATGATTTAATAAGAACAGATAGCACTGTTATTGGTGAAGCCGCTGGAAAATTAAAAGAAGGCATTGCTCAAAACGGAGGTAAGAAATTTATTAAGTACAGTGTCTTATTTGATGGACTACTTCCTTGCGGAGTTGAAATTTACAATACTCCCAAATACTGTGCAGAAGATAATGCTCTTTCTGAAGCTGTATTGCAACATGTGAAAAGAGAAAAAGAACATGCCAATATTTATATTATAGATAAAGGATTGGGTTCTGCCCAAAGAATGAAAGAATTTGATGATAAAGGGGTGTTTTTTGTTATAAGATCTAAAGAAAATAGAAAACATGAAGAAATAAAGTCTTTTATTGAAAAAGATCAGAATATCGACTTAGGAGAAATTGTACTGATAAAAGACAGTTTAGTAAAGCTATATTCGTCAAAACCTGTCCCAACTCAAAAAGGGAAAACTTATAATAAAGAGGAACAAATTGAAACACATTTCAGATTGGTTGTAGTAAGCAGCAAACAGCAACCTGAAAAAGAATTTTGGTTTCTGACCAATGACTTTCAAATCTCTGCAAAAGATATTGCGAATTATTATCGAAAAAGATGGGATATTGAAGTTTTTTTTAGATTTCTAAAACAGGAACTTCATGCAAGTCATCTTCTTTCACTCAATAAAAATGGTATAGAAGTAATGATTTACATGACTCTTATTACAGCTATGCTTATACTGATCTATAAAAAAGCAAATAATATAGGATATAAAACAGCCAAAAGAAGATTTGCTATGGAGATAAGAAACCTTGCCATATCCATATTAATAATAGGGGCAGGTGGAAATCCTGATAAAGTCTTTAAAACTTAA
- a CDS encoding sodium:solute symporter family transporter, with protein sequence MNKLTTIDYIVFTLYFVTIVIYGIYIFNRKRKKEADSKDYFLAEGSLTWWAIGASLIASNISAEQFIGMSGSGFSMGLAIATYEWMAAFTLIIVAVFFIPVYLKNKIYTMPQYLHKRYNEKVALIMSVFWLMLYIVVNLTSILYLGALALNGISGFNLTLCMSFLAIFAIMITLGGMKVIGYTDVIQVFFLILGGLVTTYLAVTMISEGKDLSSFAKGLTSMRKLADDHFHMIFRKTDPHYIDLPGISVLIGGMLIVNLNYWGCNQYITQRALGADLKTARNGILFAAFLKLLMPVIVVLPGIAAYILYQKGLFQQEMLQDGSLNPDRAYPTLLNLLPSGLKGLSFAALTAAIVASLAGKANSIATIFTLDIYKQYIKKDASENKLVQIGKFAVVVSIILAVIIAPFLGIDRKGGFQYIQEYTGFVSPGVFAMFILGFFWKKTTPNAALFAIIAGFIFSIGLKFVPLFVDLSFLYPVNFAVPNAEGVYEIAFIDRMAVVFLFCVLGMYIISIKETRQGLKTNALKIDYSMFRVDKTFAIGSILIIIILIILYTWFR encoded by the coding sequence ATGAATAAATTAACTACAATTGATTACATCGTCTTTACATTGTATTTTGTGACGATTGTTATTTACGGAATTTATATTTTCAACCGAAAAAGAAAAAAAGAGGCAGACAGTAAAGATTATTTTCTGGCCGAAGGTTCATTAACCTGGTGGGCGATTGGGGCATCCCTTATTGCCAGCAATATCAGTGCAGAGCAGTTCATAGGAATGAGCGGAAGTGGGTTTAGTATGGGATTGGCAATCGCTACTTACGAGTGGATGGCTGCTTTTACCCTGATTATTGTTGCTGTTTTCTTCATTCCTGTCTATCTTAAAAATAAAATTTATACCATGCCGCAGTATCTCCATAAAAGATACAACGAAAAAGTAGCATTGATTATGTCTGTTTTTTGGCTGATGCTTTATATTGTCGTCAACTTAACATCCATTCTCTATCTGGGTGCATTGGCGCTCAACGGCATTTCAGGATTTAATCTCACCTTATGCATGAGCTTTCTTGCAATTTTTGCCATCATGATTACATTAGGAGGTATGAAAGTAATTGGTTATACAGATGTCATTCAGGTTTTTTTTCTGATTTTAGGAGGACTCGTAACAACCTATCTTGCGGTCACAATGATTTCAGAAGGTAAAGATTTATCTTCATTTGCAAAAGGGCTTACCTCAATGAGGAAATTGGCTGATGATCATTTCCATATGATTTTCAGGAAAACAGACCCTCATTATATTGACCTGCCAGGTATTTCTGTTCTCATCGGCGGAATGCTTATTGTAAACCTCAATTATTGGGGATGCAATCAATACATTACACAACGTGCCTTAGGAGCCGATCTTAAAACAGCCCGCAACGGGATTTTATTTGCTGCTTTTCTAAAACTATTAATGCCGGTGATTGTAGTATTGCCTGGTATTGCCGCTTATATATTGTACCAGAAAGGATTATTTCAGCAGGAAATGCTTCAGGATGGTAGCCTAAATCCGGATCGGGCTTACCCAACTTTACTTAATCTTCTTCCTTCAGGGTTAAAAGGTTTGTCATTTGCTGCCCTTACTGCTGCCATAGTCGCTTCTCTCGCCGGAAAAGCCAATAGTATTGCCACCATATTTACATTAGATATCTATAAACAATACATCAAAAAGGATGCTTCAGAAAACAAACTTGTACAGATCGGTAAATTTGCCGTAGTTGTTTCTATTATCCTTGCGGTAATCATAGCTCCTTTTTTAGGAATAGATAGAAAAGGAGGCTTTCAATATATACAGGAGTATACAGGCTTTGTCAGCCCGGGTGTCTTTGCCATGTTTATTCTGGGATTCTTCTGGAAAAAAACAACTCCCAATGCTGCACTTTTTGCAATAATTGCTGGATTTATCTTTTCAATAGGCTTGAAATTTGTTCCATTATTCGTTGATCTGTCTTTTTTATATCCGGTCAATTTTGCCGTTCCAAATGCCGAGGGAGTTTACGAAATCGCATTTATTGATCGTATGGCGGTTGTTTTTTTATTCTGTGTACTGGGAATGTATATCATTAGTATCAAGGAAACCCGACAAGGATTGAAAACAAATGCCTTGAAAATTGATTATTCCATGTTCAGAGTCGACAAGACATTCGCAATAGGAAGTATATTGATAATAATAATTCTCATTATTCTATATACGTGGTTCAGGTAG
- a CDS encoding UDP-glucose--hexose-1-phosphate uridylyltransferase — translation MKTRFSSKDHPHRRYNPLLDEWTLVSPQRAKRPWQGQQEKVFMENNEEYDPNCYLCSGNTRANGVQNPIYKGVYVFDNDFGSLLNDEVSSPETSHEFFIMKPERGINRVICFSEDHSLTLPEMNTEDIVKIIEAWQQEYKDLGSLDYINHVQIFENKGAIMGCSNPHPHGQIWAQSSIPSQVIITGENLKKYFEKNGRSLLLDYLHEEQKADERIVSENEDFIALVPFWATWPYETMIISKRHLRNITEFTQKEKIALAEIIKTLTIKYDNIFETSFPYSAGIHQAPTDGTLNSEWHFHMHFYPPLLRSATVKKFMVGYELLAEGQRDSTPEQSAEILKKLSTFHYKNKHTNE, via the coding sequence ATGAAGACCAGATTTAGTTCTAAAGATCATCCGCACAGAAGGTACAATCCTCTTCTTGATGAATGGACTCTTGTTTCACCTCAAAGAGCAAAACGACCGTGGCAAGGGCAGCAGGAAAAGGTTTTTATGGAAAATAATGAAGAATACGATCCCAATTGCTATCTCTGTTCAGGAAATACAAGAGCTAACGGAGTGCAAAATCCGATCTATAAAGGAGTATATGTTTTTGATAATGATTTTGGATCCTTACTTAATGATGAAGTATCCAGTCCAGAGACGAGTCACGAGTTTTTTATCATGAAGCCCGAGCGTGGAATAAATCGGGTAATATGCTTTTCCGAAGATCATAGTCTTACCCTTCCTGAAATGAATACGGAAGATATTGTAAAAATAATTGAAGCCTGGCAGCAAGAATATAAAGACCTTGGAAGCCTCGATTACATTAATCACGTTCAGATTTTTGAAAACAAAGGAGCAATTATGGGATGTAGTAATCCACATCCGCATGGTCAGATCTGGGCCCAATCTTCAATTCCTTCCCAAGTTATCATAACAGGAGAGAATCTTAAGAAATATTTTGAAAAAAATGGGCGTTCCCTTCTACTGGATTATTTGCATGAAGAGCAAAAAGCCGATGAAAGAATTGTTTCGGAGAACGAAGATTTTATAGCACTGGTTCCTTTTTGGGCAACATGGCCCTATGAAACCATGATCATCAGTAAAAGACATCTCAGGAATATTACAGAATTTACTCAAAAAGAAAAAATAGCATTGGCTGAAATTATTAAAACACTAACCATTAAATATGATAATATTTTTGAAACTTCTTTTCCATATTCTGCTGGAATTCATCAGGCACCTACTGATGGAACCCTGAATTCTGAATGGCATTTCCATATGCACTTCTATCCTCCCTTGCTACGTTCTGCAACAGTAAAGAAATTTATGGTAGGATATGAATTGCTTGCCGAAGGCCAAAGAGATAGTACTCCCGAACAAAGTGCTGAAATTCTGAAGAAATTATCAACCTTCCATTATAAAAACAAACACACAAATGAATAA
- the galK gene encoding galactokinase: MKGLIAATEDAFRLHFGTNADHIFLSPGRVNIIGEHLDYNDGFVLPAAIDKYICFAVRKNSESSVCRIFATDFNELFSFEINNKVNGQWPTWVGYILGVINEIRQLGKNLRGLDVVFKGNIPMGAGISSSAALECGFATVLNTLFNLQLPKKDIALLSQRAENNFVGVNCGIMDQFASVFGQKDKVIMLNCDSLEYQYYDAKLTDHSFILLDSCVKHSHLSSGYNERRTEVETGKTIIRTKFPEMRSFRDCTPEMLEATKNELGEIPYKRCLYVIEEMARVVKAANALKNGDLKLLGELLVQTHFGLSQQYEVSCPELDFLVDQALQLDGVMGARMMGGGFGGCSINLIENNKEQSIVEEMKLRYHNEYGIALKVYKVKISHGTKEYKKDEDQI; this comes from the coding sequence ATGAAAGGACTTATTGCAGCAACAGAAGACGCATTCCGATTACATTTCGGAACCAATGCTGATCATATTTTTCTATCACCAGGTCGTGTTAATATTATTGGTGAGCATCTCGATTACAATGATGGGTTTGTACTTCCTGCTGCTATTGATAAATATATATGTTTTGCTGTGAGAAAAAATTCGGAAAGCTCGGTCTGCCGGATTTTTGCAACAGATTTCAATGAATTATTTTCTTTTGAAATTAATAATAAGGTAAACGGACAATGGCCGACATGGGTAGGCTATATTCTGGGAGTGATTAACGAAATCCGGCAACTTGGTAAAAACCTTCGTGGATTGGATGTCGTTTTTAAAGGAAATATTCCTATGGGCGCAGGAATTTCTTCTTCTGCGGCTTTAGAATGTGGCTTTGCTACAGTTTTGAACACCCTTTTTAATCTGCAGCTTCCCAAAAAGGACATTGCATTACTTAGTCAAAGAGCTGAAAATAATTTTGTAGGAGTGAATTGTGGGATCATGGATCAGTTTGCATCCGTGTTCGGGCAAAAAGATAAAGTGATCATGCTTAATTGTGATTCACTCGAATATCAATACTATGATGCAAAGTTAACAGATCATAGTTTCATTTTGTTGGATAGTTGTGTGAAGCATTCACATCTTTCATCAGGGTATAATGAAAGAAGAACAGAAGTTGAAACCGGAAAAACAATCATCAGAACTAAATTTCCTGAGATGAGATCCTTCCGGGACTGTACACCTGAAATGCTGGAAGCAACCAAAAATGAATTGGGAGAGATTCCTTATAAACGTTGCTTGTATGTCATCGAAGAAATGGCAAGAGTCGTAAAAGCAGCAAATGCTTTGAAAAACGGGGACTTAAAATTATTAGGAGAACTTTTGGTCCAAACCCATTTCGGACTTTCCCAACAATATGAAGTGAGTTGCCCGGAACTCGATTTTCTGGTTGATCAAGCTTTACAGCTTGATGGTGTGATGGGGGCAAGAATGATGGGCGGTGGATTTGGCGGTTGTTCAATTAATTTAATCGAAAATAATAAAGAACAATCTATTGTTGAGGAAATGAAACTTCGATATCATAATGAATATGGAATTGCATTAAAAGTATACAAAGTAAAGATTTCACACGGTACCAAAGAATATAAAAAAGATGAAGACCAGATTTAG
- a CDS encoding aldose epimerase family protein has translation MENILFRKLVNQKGFEVTFCNFGATITSFKIPTSDGNQIDVVLGFDTIEGYKKSFELQAQPFLGAVVGPHAGRLAFGKYMDDGTEIQLEKNCGEHHLHGGSINLSNQFWELILQSDDRLVFEIATNDGQTKYTAEYFLNDDTLFTNLRATTKVNTLVNLTQHSYFNLEGHQGSICNLKMKLLSSEFLEKNADLLPTGKLLNIKNTQFDFSEFGTCPAEIDTSFVLSGKNPGAILRNDKNGLSLKVYTNQPIIHVYVGGNTQPLIGKENTEYHNTSGICFEAQNFPDSPNHSNFKNGILREGENYSNEIAFKFEIDSI, from the coding sequence ATGGAGAATATACTTTTCAGAAAGCTTGTTAATCAAAAAGGTTTTGAAGTTACATTCTGTAATTTCGGGGCAACAATTACTTCATTTAAAATTCCAACTTCTGATGGGAATCAAATTGATGTTGTTTTGGGATTTGATACTATTGAAGGGTATAAGAAATCATTTGAACTTCAGGCGCAACCTTTCCTGGGTGCTGTTGTTGGACCACATGCCGGAAGATTAGCGTTTGGAAAATATATGGACGATGGAACAGAAATCCAACTTGAAAAAAATTGTGGTGAACATCATCTTCATGGGGGAAGTATTAATCTTAGTAATCAATTTTGGGAATTAATATTACAATCAGATGATCGGTTGGTTTTTGAAATTGCCACAAATGATGGGCAGACAAAATATACTGCAGAGTATTTTTTAAATGATGATACCTTATTTACGAATTTAAGAGCAACGACTAAAGTTAATACCTTAGTGAATCTTACTCAACATTCTTATTTTAATCTTGAAGGTCACCAAGGGAGCATTTGTAATTTAAAAATGAAATTGCTATCCTCGGAATTTCTGGAAAAAAATGCTGATCTTCTTCCTACAGGGAAATTACTGAACATCAAAAATACACAATTTGACTTTTCTGAATTCGGAACCTGCCCAGCTGAGATTGATACGTCGTTTGTGCTCAGTGGAAAAAATCCCGGGGCGATCCTAAGGAATGATAAAAATGGATTGAGTCTAAAAGTCTATACCAATCAACCAATCATCCACGTATATGTGGGCGGCAATACTCAGCCTCTTATAGGAAAAGAAAATACGGAGTATCATAATACAAGTGGAATTTGTTTTGAAGCACAAAATTTCCCGGATTCTCCCAATCACAGTAACTTCAAAAACGGGATTCTCAGAGAAGGTGAGAACTATAGTAATGAAATTGCTTTTAAGTTTGAGATTGATTCAATTTAA
- a CDS encoding GntR family transcriptional regulator yields the protein MKLVIIDKESNTPIYKQIIECIEQAIISKRLFRNDRLPSVNKICMENQVSRDTVLLAYDVLKKKGIIQAIPAKGYYVRTEDFTYEKRYFLLFDELNSFKEDLLNSFLKGIGKKGHVDIFFHHFNYSMFRKLIKDNTGNYNKYIIMPGNVEAIEPFLESLAKDDVYIIDQMRDTLKQYPGIYQNFVKDIFEAMTSYSQVLQKYNHFIIVFPGEKEPIDMVNGFVKYCETFHKNYSIISGFQRHSFRKGQMFLIPDDRQLVQAVEKCKEKKLKLGTDIGIISYNETPLKKVVEEGITTLSTDFSSMGKRLAEMVIKNEKVQIENPSKLYLRKSL from the coding sequence TTGAAACTTGTTATTATAGACAAAGAAAGCAATACGCCTATCTACAAACAAATTATTGAATGTATAGAGCAGGCCATCATTTCTAAAAGATTGTTCAGAAATGACAGATTACCCTCTGTCAACAAAATTTGTATGGAAAATCAGGTTTCAAGAGATACGGTGCTACTGGCTTATGATGTACTTAAAAAGAAAGGGATTATTCAGGCTATTCCTGCAAAGGGTTATTATGTAAGAACGGAAGATTTCACCTACGAAAAACGCTATTTTCTACTATTTGATGAGCTGAATTCATTTAAAGAAGATTTACTGAATTCCTTCTTAAAAGGTATTGGAAAGAAAGGGCATGTTGATATTTTTTTCCATCACTTTAACTACTCCATGTTCAGAAAGCTTATTAAAGATAATACAGGAAATTACAACAAGTATATTATAATGCCAGGAAATGTAGAAGCCATTGAACCTTTTTTGGAAAGCCTTGCAAAGGATGATGTTTACATTATAGATCAGATGCGGGACACGTTGAAGCAATATCCGGGAATCTATCAAAACTTTGTAAAAGATATATTCGAAGCAATGACTTCCTACTCGCAGGTATTACAAAAATATAATCATTTTATTATTGTCTTTCCCGGAGAAAAAGAGCCTATTGATATGGTGAATGGCTTTGTAAAATATTGTGAAACTTTCCACAAAAACTATTCGATCATATCCGGGTTTCAAAGACATAGCTTCAGAAAGGGTCAGATGTTTCTTATTCCTGACGATCGGCAATTAGTACAGGCTGTAGAAAAGTGTAAAGAGAAAAAATTAAAATTAGGCACAGACATCGGCATTATATCATATAATGAAACCCCTTTAAAAAAAGTAGTTGAAGAAGGCATTACTACATTGTCTACAGATTTTTCATCAATGGGTAAAAGGCTTGCCGAAATGGTTATAAAAAATGAAAAGGTCCAAATAGAAAATCCTTCCAAACTATATCTTAGAAAATCATTATAA
- the rfbD gene encoding dTDP-4-dehydrorhamnose reductase, which translates to MKKILVIGSNGQLGNCIRKIAPDFEHKYEFLFTDSTTLDITNEEQVNDFFYDNKPDYCINASAYTAVDLAEKEKEKAFAVNAEGVAHLAQACFDSKSILIHVSTDYVFDGDTNLAYSEDDFTNPIGVYGESKRRGEELALEINPKTIILRTSWLYSEFNKNFVKTMLNLFSQKEELGIVADQFGQPTNANDLAEAILEIIETPNKSFGIFHFSNYPETTWFEFAKKIAEFSKSSVKLNPLTTEQYPTPAKRPVRSTMSLDKIEDTYKIEPKHWENSLEECVEILLQQ; encoded by the coding sequence ATGAAAAAAATACTAGTAATAGGGAGTAATGGACAATTAGGAAACTGTATCAGAAAAATTGCCCCTGACTTTGAACATAAATACGAATTTTTATTTACAGATTCTACAACCCTGGATATTACAAACGAAGAGCAGGTCAATGATTTTTTCTATGATAATAAACCAGACTACTGTATCAATGCTTCTGCTTATACAGCCGTAGATCTTGCAGAAAAAGAAAAAGAGAAAGCATTTGCCGTGAATGCAGAAGGAGTAGCACATCTCGCTCAGGCTTGTTTTGATTCCAAAAGTATTTTAATTCATGTATCTACAGACTATGTTTTTGATGGAGATACCAATCTTGCCTATTCCGAAGATGATTTTACCAATCCAATAGGAGTATATGGAGAATCAAAGAGAAGAGGAGAAGAACTGGCCTTGGAAATTAATCCTAAAACAATTATCCTTAGAACCTCGTGGCTTTATTCAGAGTTTAATAAGAACTTTGTAAAAACGATGCTTAATTTATTTTCTCAAAAAGAAGAATTGGGAATTGTTGCAGATCAGTTCGGACAACCTACAAATGCTAATGATCTTGCCGAAGCAATTTTGGAAATTATCGAAACCCCTAATAAAAGCTTTGGTATATTTCATTTCTCAAACTATCCGGAAACCACATGGTTTGAATTTGCAAAAAAAATTGCTGAGTTTTCAAAGTCTTCTGTCAAATTAAACCCTTTAACTACGGAGCAATACCCAACTCCGGCGAAAAGACCGGTGAGAAGTACCATGTCATTAGATAAAATAGAAGATACCTATAAAATAGAACCAAAACATTGGGAAAATAGCCTTGAAGAATGTGTTGAAATACTTTTACAACAATAA
- a CDS encoding acyl-CoA thioesterase, giving the protein MEKEVSTTVKVRFSDCDPIGHLNNVKYLDYMFNAREDHVETFYGFTYEEYTKQTGCTWIAIQNEIAYLKEVRYNTQVVISSKTIDIQDRTAKVEILMKSLDEKTVHAVLWVTVIYFNVKTRKSEIHPEDIKDVFQKFYVDLIQKDFQSRVKFLRSQNAKNS; this is encoded by the coding sequence ATGGAAAAAGAAGTATCAACCACGGTAAAAGTTAGGTTTAGTGATTGTGATCCGATCGGGCATTTAAATAATGTCAAATATCTCGACTATATGTTCAATGCCAGAGAAGATCATGTGGAGACATTTTACGGATTCACGTATGAAGAATATACTAAACAGACCGGCTGTACCTGGATTGCGATTCAAAATGAAATTGCCTATTTAAAAGAAGTAAGATATAATACCCAGGTGGTGATCAGTAGCAAAACCATCGATATACAGGACAGAACAGCGAAAGTTGAAATCTTAATGAAAAGTTTAGACGAAAAAACTGTTCATGCTGTGCTTTGGGTTACCGTAATTTATTTTAATGTTAAAACAAGAAAATCTGAAATTCATCCTGAAGATATAAAAGACGTATTTCAGAAGTTTTATGTAGATTTAATTCAGAAAGACTTCCAGTCAAGAGTCAAGTTCTTAAGATCTCAGAATGCAAAAAATTCTTAA
- a CDS encoding OmpH family outer membrane protein — protein sequence MKKLSVLFAAVMMVVSVGMAKAQKIATLDVMGVLNAMPEKKKADADLKTFLDTKQAEIKKKADAGQAKLKQYSEEAPKKTADENKAREAELQKIQEEIAQMQDKAQKDLQAKQDVAFGPIEKKLNEAVEKVSKANGYEYVMDANSPAFLYKAGADATPAVKKELGIQ from the coding sequence ATGAAAAAATTAAGTGTATTATTTGCAGCAGTGATGATGGTTGTGTCTGTAGGTATGGCAAAAGCTCAAAAAATTGCTACTTTAGATGTAATGGGAGTTCTTAATGCAATGCCTGAAAAGAAAAAAGCAGATGCAGATCTTAAAACATTCTTAGATACTAAACAAGCTGAGATTAAGAAGAAAGCAGATGCAGGACAAGCTAAATTAAAGCAGTACAGCGAAGAAGCTCCTAAGAAAACTGCAGACGAGAACAAAGCAAGAGAAGCTGAATTACAAAAAATCCAGGAAGAAATTGCTCAAATGCAAGACAAAGCTCAAAAAGACTTACAAGCTAAACAAGATGTAGCTTTTGGTCCAATTGAGAAAAAATTGAACGAAGCAGTTGAAAAAGTATCTAAAGCTAACGGATATGAGTATGTGATGGACGCAAACTCTCCAGCTTTCCTTTACAAAGCAGGGGCGGATGCTACACCAGCTGTAAAGAAAGAATTAGGAATTCAATAA
- a CDS encoding OmpH family outer membrane protein — translation MKNFKITFTFLLLLFFGLSNAQKIGVVDTNEILNKLPQYKEAEARLNSQIDTWQSELQNLQSEYERKKAAFESEKVLLIGDQLKLREKEVVDLEKNVKTTTSLRFGANGEITKLRTNLVLPFQDQIWGAIKTMSEKNGLGIVLDKSNNISVIFLQGKYDYTEKVLTILLKGSDKKEKTNSKK, via the coding sequence ATGAAGAACTTTAAAATAACTTTCACATTCCTGTTGCTTTTATTTTTCGGGCTTAGCAACGCTCAGAAAATAGGAGTGGTAGATACTAATGAAATTTTAAATAAATTACCTCAGTATAAAGAAGCCGAAGCAAGATTAAATTCTCAAATCGATACCTGGCAGTCTGAACTTCAGAATTTACAGTCAGAATACGAAAGAAAAAAAGCGGCTTTTGAAAGTGAAAAAGTGTTATTGATAGGGGATCAGCTTAAACTACGAGAAAAAGAAGTCGTAGATCTTGAAAAAAATGTTAAAACGACAACAAGCTTACGTTTTGGAGCCAATGGCGAGATTACGAAGTTGAGAACAAACCTTGTTCTTCCGTTTCAGGATCAGATCTGGGGAGCCATCAAAACAATGTCCGAAAAAAATGGATTGGGCATAGTTCTTGATAAAAGCAATAACATTAGTGTTATTTTTCTTCAGGGAAAATACGATTATACAGAAAAGGTGTTGACTATTTTGCTGAAAGGATCAGATAAAAAAGAAAAAACTAACAGCAAAAAGTAA